Proteins co-encoded in one Azospirillum humicireducens genomic window:
- a CDS encoding NifB/NifX family molybdenum-iron cluster-binding protein, producing the protein MKIAVGTKDFETIATHGGRTRRFLVYEVEAGTDPVETGRIELAEEEVLHLCGDGRPHPIDAVRVVVTGSSGAGFVAHMKRRGIEPVTTTETDPVRAIRGWFAGTLAPAPEPEHPHEHHDGDGHRH; encoded by the coding sequence ATGAAGATCGCCGTCGGTACCAAGGATTTCGAGACCATCGCCACCCATGGCGGCCGCACCCGCCGCTTCCTGGTCTATGAGGTGGAGGCCGGGACCGACCCGGTCGAGACCGGCCGGATCGAACTGGCGGAGGAGGAGGTCCTGCATCTCTGCGGCGACGGCCGGCCCCACCCGATCGACGCCGTGCGGGTGGTCGTCACCGGATCGTCCGGCGCCGGATTCGTCGCGCACATGAAGCGCCGCGGCATCGAACCGGTGACGACGACGGAGACCGATCCGGTCCGGGCCATCCGAGGCTGGTTCGCCGGCACGCTGGCGCCGGCCCCTGAGCCGGAACATCCTCACGAGCACCATGACGGCGACGGGCACCGCCACTGA
- the rpoH gene encoding RNA polymerase sigma factor RpoH: protein MSTAIALRSPDSGESLSRYINDTHRYPVLTAEDEYMLAKAWTEHGDVDAAHKLVTSHLRLVVKIAGGYRGYGLPLSDLIAEGNLGLMTAVKKFEPERGFRLSTYAMWWIKASIQDYILRSWSLVKIGTTAAQKKLFFSLGRLKRKLGEYGSGDLQPDSVSRIATDLSVPEDDVVAMNRRLSAPMASLNAPMSADGDSGEWQDLLADERPSVEESLVERGEARQRSALLHQAMSVLNDRERDILTCRRLSDSPLTLEDLSIRYGVSRERIRQIEERAFEKVARQTRVLAAAAA from the coding sequence ATGAGCACCGCCATCGCCCTCCGTTCGCCCGATTCCGGCGAATCGCTGTCCCGCTACATCAACGACACGCACCGTTACCCGGTCCTGACGGCCGAGGACGAGTACATGCTGGCCAAGGCCTGGACCGAGCATGGCGACGTCGATGCGGCCCACAAGCTGGTCACCAGCCATCTCCGTCTCGTCGTCAAGATCGCCGGCGGCTATCGCGGCTACGGCCTGCCGCTGTCCGACCTGATCGCCGAGGGCAATCTCGGCCTGATGACCGCCGTCAAGAAATTCGAGCCGGAACGCGGCTTCCGCCTGTCCACCTACGCGATGTGGTGGATCAAGGCCTCGATCCAGGATTACATCCTGCGGTCCTGGAGCCTCGTGAAGATCGGCACCACCGCCGCGCAGAAGAAGCTGTTCTTCAGCCTCGGCCGCCTGAAGCGGAAGCTGGGCGAATACGGCAGCGGCGACCTGCAGCCCGACAGCGTGTCCCGCATCGCCACCGACCTGTCGGTGCCGGAGGACGATGTCGTCGCCATGAACCGCCGCCTGTCGGCGCCCATGGCCTCGCTGAACGCCCCGATGAGCGCCGACGGCGATTCGGGCGAATGGCAGGATCTGCTGGCCGACGAACGGCCGTCGGTCGAGGAGTCGCTGGTCGAACGCGGCGAGGCCCGCCAGCGCAGCGCCCTGCTGCACCAGGCGATGAGCGTGCTGAACGACCGCGAGCGCGACATCCTGACCTGCCGCCGCCTGTCGGACAGCCCGCTGACCCTGGAGGACCTGTCGATCCGCTATGGCGTCAGCCGCGAACGCATCCGCCAGATCGAGGAACGGGCCTTCGAGAAGGTCGCCCGCCAGACCCGCGTCCTGGCCGCCGCCGCGGCCTGA
- a CDS encoding tetratricopeptide repeat protein, translating into MTAPAAPDHTALEDAMATALRLHRTGRWAQAVAVYDRLLGDPRLEPARAAHAYANRGAALRRLGRPDEAVASCIEAVLRRPDLAEAYANIGAILQENGHPLAALDACRRAGALSPGLYTGYLAMANAHQDRGDHARALTLLQRAATLAPAMPSVRYNLAEALLLHGRFAEGWQAYEARWQAQELALTRPACPKPEWTTQDIAGKTLLVVEEQGFGDTLQFIRLIPLVKARGARRVVVRCREPLARLLAGMEGVDAVVTALPHPDSYDFWVPLMSLMQRLELAPDRIPATASYLHPPQEAVAHWAGTLPATEGLKVGLVWAGDPRLGHAAASRTDARRSLPLARLAPLLAVEGVSWVSLQKGPAAAQLGQVNGAAIFDPMADVTDFADTAAIVRQLDLVIGVDTAVVHLAGALGVPVWVLSRFSGCWRWQLDRDDSPWYPTLRLFRQDRPGDWAPAVERVREELLHAVRLSRHDRRPA; encoded by the coding sequence ATGACCGCACCCGCCGCCCCGGACCACACCGCCCTGGAGGATGCCATGGCGACGGCCCTGCGCCTGCACCGCACCGGGCGCTGGGCGCAGGCGGTCGCGGTCTATGACAGGCTGCTGGGCGATCCGCGGCTGGAACCCGCAAGGGCTGCGCACGCCTATGCCAACCGTGGGGCGGCGCTGCGCCGGCTCGGCCGGCCCGACGAGGCGGTGGCGTCCTGCATCGAGGCGGTGCTGCGCCGTCCCGATCTGGCGGAGGCCTATGCCAACATCGGCGCGATCCTGCAGGAGAACGGCCATCCCCTGGCGGCGCTCGATGCCTGCCGCCGGGCGGGCGCGCTGTCGCCTGGCCTCTACACCGGCTATCTGGCGATGGCCAATGCCCATCAGGACCGCGGCGACCATGCCCGCGCCCTGACGTTGCTGCAACGTGCCGCCACCCTCGCCCCGGCAATGCCCAGCGTGCGCTACAATCTGGCGGAGGCACTGCTGCTTCACGGCCGGTTCGCGGAGGGCTGGCAAGCCTACGAAGCGCGCTGGCAGGCGCAGGAGCTGGCCCTGACCCGGCCCGCCTGCCCCAAACCCGAATGGACCACACAGGACATCGCCGGCAAGACCCTGCTGGTGGTGGAAGAGCAGGGGTTCGGCGATACCCTGCAATTCATCCGCCTGATCCCGCTGGTGAAGGCGCGCGGCGCGCGGCGGGTGGTGGTGCGGTGCCGGGAGCCGCTGGCCCGGCTGCTGGCGGGGATGGAGGGCGTCGATGCGGTGGTGACAGCCCTGCCCCATCCGGACAGCTATGATTTCTGGGTTCCGCTGATGTCGCTGATGCAGCGGCTGGAGCTGGCGCCGGATCGCATTCCGGCAACAGCGTCCTATCTGCACCCGCCGCAGGAGGCGGTCGCCCATTGGGCCGGAACCTTGCCGGCAACGGAAGGGTTGAAGGTCGGTCTGGTCTGGGCCGGCGACCCGCGGCTGGGCCATGCCGCCGCCAGCCGCACCGATGCCCGCCGCAGCCTGCCCCTCGCCCGGCTGGCCCCGCTGCTGGCGGTGGAGGGCGTGTCCTGGGTCAGCCTGCAGAAAGGGCCTGCGGCGGCGCAGCTCGGACAGGTCAACGGCGCGGCCATCTTCGATCCGATGGCGGACGTCACCGACTTCGCCGACACCGCGGCCATCGTCCGGCAGCTCGACCTCGTGATCGGGGTGGACACCGCCGTCGTCCATCTCGCCGGAGCCTTGGGCGTGCCGGTGTGGGTGCTGTCGCGCTTCAGCGGCTGCTGGCGCTGGCAGCTCGACCGCGACGACAGCCCCTGGTATCCGACGCTGCGGCTGTTCCGGCAGGACCGCCCCGGCGATTGGGCGCCGGCGGTGGAGCGGGTGCGCGAAGAGCTGTTGCACGCGGTGCGGCTCTCTCGCCATGATCGCCGTCCGGCCTGA
- a CDS encoding urea carboxylase-associated family protein produces MPSYPAAYQASKGSALDVDRAFYGRIGAQTEGRELVDQFVVPIRSGRAWTVPAGHVFRIVTVEGPQVADLNIWNRHNPRERFWASRTRQLQQAHVSNFDRLWSTLPYLRPLATITHDTLADYGIDEYGGRVHDLLGTRCDPYVNRMLTGEDFHHHCHSNLTRAVAPYGLTEFDVHDVLNVFQVTGLNAEDKYFMKACPAKTGDFLEFFAEIDLLCALSTCPGGDLSVPLWGPDARDPLEVCRPLGVEVYRLDPALLEGWSSPEVAAYRGNHGMTLPTPSWEKDPA; encoded by the coding sequence ATGCCCAGCTATCCCGCCGCCTATCAGGCCAGCAAAGGATCCGCGCTCGACGTCGACCGCGCCTTTTACGGGCGCATCGGGGCGCAGACGGAAGGGCGGGAACTGGTGGACCAATTCGTGGTGCCGATCCGCTCCGGCCGCGCCTGGACCGTGCCGGCGGGCCATGTCTTCCGCATCGTCACCGTCGAGGGGCCGCAGGTCGCCGACCTGAACATCTGGAACCGCCACAACCCGCGCGAACGCTTCTGGGCCTCGCGCACGCGGCAGCTCCAGCAGGCGCATGTCAGCAATTTCGACCGGCTGTGGTCGACGCTGCCCTATCTGCGGCCGCTGGCGACCATCACCCACGACACGCTGGCCGATTACGGCATCGACGAGTATGGCGGCCGGGTCCACGACCTGCTGGGCACGCGCTGCGATCCCTACGTCAACCGCATGCTGACGGGCGAGGATTTCCACCACCACTGCCATTCCAACCTGACCCGCGCCGTCGCCCCCTATGGCCTGACCGAGTTCGACGTGCATGACGTGCTGAACGTCTTCCAGGTCACCGGGCTGAACGCCGAGGACAAGTATTTCATGAAGGCCTGCCCGGCCAAGACAGGCGACTTCCTGGAATTCTTCGCAGAGATCGACCTGCTCTGCGCCCTGTCGACCTGCCCCGGCGGCGATCTCAGCGTGCCGCTGTGGGGACCGGACGCCCGCGACCCGCTGGAGGTCTGCCGCCCGCTGGGCGTCGAGGTCTACCGTCTGGACCCGGCCCTTCTGGAGGGCTGGTCGTCACCGGAGGTCGCGGCCTACCGCGGCAACCACGGCATGACTCTGCCGACGCCGTCCTGGGAAAAGGACCCGGCCTGA
- the pcp gene encoding pyroglutamyl-peptidase I: protein MPTILLTGFEPFGGEAVNPSWEAVRRLDGWECRGHRVAARLMPCVFGASLDALDRAVAETDPVALLGVGQAQSRAELSLERVAVNLDDARIPDTAGNRPVDAPVVAGGPAAYFASLPVKAIAAALRDAGIPAGLSHSAGSFVCNHLFYGACHLRAVRRPALRVGFLHIPLAPEQAVRHPGVPSMAIEQVVAGLRIAVETILTTAEDRHEPAGTLE from the coding sequence ATGCCGACGATCCTGCTCACCGGCTTCGAGCCATTCGGCGGCGAGGCCGTCAACCCGTCCTGGGAAGCGGTGCGGCGGCTCGACGGCTGGGAGTGCCGCGGCCACCGCGTCGCGGCAAGGCTGATGCCCTGCGTGTTCGGCGCGTCGCTCGACGCGCTCGACCGCGCGGTGGCGGAGACGGACCCGGTGGCCCTGCTCGGCGTCGGGCAGGCGCAGAGCCGGGCGGAGCTGTCGCTGGAACGGGTGGCCGTCAACCTCGACGACGCCCGCATCCCCGACACTGCCGGCAACCGGCCGGTGGACGCGCCGGTGGTGGCGGGCGGCCCGGCCGCCTATTTCGCCAGCCTGCCGGTGAAGGCCATCGCCGCCGCCCTGCGCGATGCGGGCATCCCCGCCGGCCTGTCGCACAGCGCCGGCAGCTTCGTCTGCAACCACCTGTTCTACGGCGCCTGTCATCTGCGGGCTGTGCGGCGCCCGGCCCTGCGCGTCGGTTTCCTGCACATCCCGCTGGCCCCCGAGCAGGCGGTGCGCCACCCCGGCGTTCCGTCAATGGCGATCGAGCAGGTGGTCGCCGGCCTGCGCATTGCGGTGGAGACCATCCTGACGACAGCGGAGGACCGGCACGAGCCGGCGGGAACGCTGGAGTAG
- a CDS encoding LysR substrate-binding domain-containing protein yields the protein MPDRVLPSLNAVRSFVAVARHLSFTKAADELAVTQGAVSRMMQTLQADLGVELIRRVGRGIELTPTGAAFYGEASAALDRIAAAARAARAQDGGVLRVSALPTLTQRWLIPRLKRFQAENPDIQVEVGIGEHRVDFAKERIDVAIRYGVEDWPGAEMATLMPETMGVFCAPSLLEQGPPLRRPADLAQHRLLQHTTRPDSWRVYLSAFGLTVPEAALSLAFEHFFMIIEAASAGMGVALLPVFLVGDDVASGRLVQPMPETLRPRGCYLIAHAPGAERARRVRRFKEWLLTEVK from the coding sequence ATGCCAGACCGCGTCCTGCCGTCGCTCAACGCCGTCCGCAGCTTCGTCGCGGTGGCCCGCCATCTCAGCTTCACCAAGGCGGCCGACGAGCTGGCGGTGACACAGGGTGCCGTCAGCCGCATGATGCAGACCCTGCAGGCCGATCTGGGTGTGGAATTGATCCGCCGCGTCGGCCGCGGCATCGAATTGACGCCGACCGGGGCCGCCTTCTATGGCGAGGCATCGGCGGCGCTCGACCGCATCGCGGCGGCGGCGCGGGCGGCCCGCGCGCAGGATGGCGGGGTTCTGCGGGTCAGCGCGCTGCCCACCCTGACCCAGCGCTGGCTGATCCCGAGGCTGAAGCGCTTCCAGGCGGAAAATCCCGACATCCAGGTCGAGGTCGGCATCGGCGAGCATCGCGTCGATTTCGCCAAGGAGCGGATCGACGTCGCCATCCGCTATGGCGTGGAGGACTGGCCCGGGGCGGAAATGGCGACGCTGATGCCGGAGACGATGGGCGTCTTCTGCGCGCCCTCGCTGCTGGAGCAGGGGCCGCCGCTGCGCCGGCCGGCCGATCTGGCGCAGCACCGGCTGCTGCAGCACACCACCCGGCCCGATTCCTGGCGCGTCTATCTCTCCGCCTTCGGCCTGACCGTGCCGGAGGCCGCGCTGTCATTGGCCTTCGAGCATTTCTTCATGATCATCGAAGCGGCGTCGGCCGGCATGGGGGTGGCGCTGCTGCCGGTCTTCCTGGTGGGTGACGACGTGGCATCGGGCCGGCTGGTCCAGCCGATGCCGGAGACCCTGCGCCCGCGCGGCTGCTACCTGATCGCCCACGCACCGGGTGCGGAGCGGGCACGCCGCGTCCGCCGCTTCAAGGAGTGGCTGCTGACCGAGGTGAAGTAG
- a CDS encoding VOC family protein, with translation MTTPKTTLTPFHIAFPVDDLAAARHFYGTVLGCPEGRSSDEWIDFDLFGHQIVAHLKPRDPSAAPAHRNPVDGHDVPVPHFGVVLQPADWDALAEKLKAAGVKFVIEPYTRFKGQVGEQSTMFFLDPAGNALEFKAFADMSQLFAK, from the coding sequence ATGACGACGCCGAAGACGACGCTGACGCCCTTCCACATCGCCTTCCCGGTCGACGATCTGGCCGCCGCCCGCCATTTCTACGGCACCGTGCTCGGTTGCCCTGAGGGGCGCAGCAGCGACGAGTGGATCGATTTCGACCTGTTCGGCCACCAGATCGTCGCCCATCTGAAGCCACGCGATCCCAGCGCCGCCCCGGCCCACCGCAATCCGGTCGACGGCCACGATGTGCCGGTGCCGCATTTCGGCGTCGTGCTGCAGCCCGCCGACTGGGACGCGCTGGCAGAAAAGCTGAAGGCGGCCGGGGTGAAGTTCGTGATCGAGCCCTACACCCGCTTCAAGGGCCAGGTGGGCGAACAATCCACCATGTTCTTCCTCGACCCCGCCGGCAATGCGCTGGAGTTCAAGGCCTTCGCCGACATGTCGCAGCTGTTCGCGAAATAG
- a CDS encoding PDZ domain-containing protein produces the protein MVAQLKEFGKTRRGWLGVRIQAVTPEIAESLGLPGHKGALVASVTPDGPAAKAGIQAGDVVTKFDGKEIDEMRRLPRVVAETSIDRAVPVEVWRKGKAQTVQVKVGELEAAEEQGLLAANPDEKQQPKDKAPAQKPTESLGMKLTVITPELRQQFEIKPDLKGVVITEVAGSSTAAEKGLRAGDVILEVGQEEVRKPEDVTAKVQKAKEQSKKSVLLLVDRKGDLRFVAIPLS, from the coding sequence GTGGTGGCGCAGTTGAAGGAGTTCGGCAAGACCCGCCGCGGCTGGCTGGGCGTGCGCATCCAGGCGGTGACGCCGGAGATCGCCGAGAGCCTTGGCCTGCCCGGCCACAAGGGTGCGCTGGTCGCCTCCGTCACCCCGGATGGTCCGGCCGCCAAGGCCGGCATCCAGGCCGGCGATGTGGTGACGAAGTTCGACGGCAAGGAGATCGACGAGATGCGGCGCCTGCCGCGCGTCGTCGCCGAAACCTCCATCGACCGCGCCGTCCCGGTCGAGGTCTGGCGCAAGGGCAAGGCCCAGACCGTGCAGGTCAAGGTCGGCGAGCTGGAAGCCGCGGAGGAGCAGGGCCTGCTCGCCGCCAACCCGGACGAGAAGCAGCAGCCGAAGGACAAGGCCCCGGCCCAGAAGCCGACCGAATCGCTCGGCATGAAGCTGACCGTCATCACCCCGGAACTGCGCCAGCAGTTCGAGATCAAGCCCGACCTGAAGGGCGTGGTCATCACCGAGGTTGCCGGCAGTTCCACCGCCGCGGAGAAGGGTCTGCGCGCCGGCGACGTCATCCTGGAGGTCGGGCAGGAAGAGGTCCGCAAGCCGGAGGACGTCACCGCCAAGGTCCAGAAGGCAAAGGAGCAGAGCAAGAAGTCCGTCCTGCTCCTGGTCGACCGCAAGGGCGACCTGCGCTTCGTGGCGATCCCGCTCAGCTGA
- the hflK gene encoding FtsH protease activity modulator HflK — MPWNNQGGGGGGGPWGPPPGNNGPGNPWGRPQGGGNGGGGGGPQPPDLEDLLRRSQDRLRRAMPGGFGSGRGVALVVGVLGLIWLASGIYRVEADEQGVVLRFGEWTRTEQPGLRYRLPSPIETVLLPKVTRVNRIEVGYRSSAAGGRNDRDVPDESLMLTGDENIVDIDFTVFWVIKDAGNFLFKIREPEVTVKKAAESAMREVIGRTDLQPALTEARQQIETSTRQLLQTMLDEYQAGIEITQVQLQKADPPQPVIDAFNDVQRARADRERARNEAEAYRNDIIPRARGEAERLVQEASAYREQVVSLAQGDAERFRKVYEAYALNKDVTARRMYLETMEEILRGRNKIIVDGAAQNVVPYLPLNQLAPNATPLPQQAPRQAPPASSGGNQGGPRPGTQTQPQPLSSLPQSQQLSGQ, encoded by the coding sequence ATGCCGTGGAACAATCAAGGTGGGGGCGGCGGTGGCGGCCCCTGGGGTCCCCCGCCGGGCAACAACGGTCCCGGCAACCCGTGGGGCCGGCCCCAGGGCGGGGGAAATGGCGGCGGTGGCGGCGGCCCGCAGCCTCCCGACCTTGAGGATCTCCTGCGCCGGAGCCAGGACCGCCTGCGCCGCGCCATGCCCGGCGGCTTCGGCAGCGGGCGGGGCGTGGCCCTGGTCGTGGGCGTCCTGGGGCTGATCTGGCTCGCCAGCGGCATCTACCGCGTCGAGGCCGACGAGCAGGGCGTGGTCCTGCGCTTCGGCGAATGGACCCGCACCGAACAGCCCGGCCTGCGCTACCGCCTGCCGTCGCCGATCGAGACGGTGCTGCTGCCGAAGGTCACGCGCGTCAACCGGATCGAGGTCGGCTACCGCTCCTCCGCGGCCGGCGGGCGCAACGACCGCGACGTGCCGGACGAGTCGTTGATGCTGACCGGCGACGAGAACATCGTCGACATCGACTTCACGGTGTTCTGGGTCATCAAGGACGCCGGCAACTTCCTGTTCAAGATCCGCGAGCCGGAAGTGACGGTGAAGAAGGCCGCCGAAAGCGCGATGCGCGAGGTCATCGGCCGCACCGACCTGCAGCCGGCCCTGACCGAGGCCCGCCAGCAGATCGAAACCTCGACCCGCCAGCTCCTGCAGACCATGCTGGACGAATATCAGGCGGGCATCGAGATCACCCAGGTCCAGCTGCAGAAGGCCGATCCGCCGCAGCCGGTCATCGACGCGTTCAACGACGTGCAGCGCGCCCGTGCCGACCGCGAACGCGCCCGCAACGAGGCGGAGGCCTACCGCAACGACATCATCCCGCGTGCGAGAGGCGAGGCTGAGCGTCTGGTGCAGGAGGCGTCGGCCTATCGCGAGCAGGTGGTCAGCCTGGCGCAGGGTGACGCCGAGCGCTTCCGCAAGGTGTACGAGGCCTATGCGCTGAACAAGGACGTCACCGCCCGGCGCATGTATCTGGAGACGATGGAGGAGATCCTCCGCGGCCGGAACAAGATCATCGTGGACGGGGCGGCGCAGAACGTCGTGCCCTACCTCCCGCTGAACCAGCTCGCTCCGAACGCCACGCCGCTCCCGCAGCAGGCACCGCGCCAGGCTCCGCCGGCCAGTTCCGGCGGCAACCAGGGCGGGCCGCGGCCCGGCACGCAGACGCAGCCACAGCCGCTGTCGTCGCTGCCGCAATCCCAGCAACTGTCCGGCCAGTGA
- the apbC gene encoding iron-sulfur cluster carrier protein ApbC, with the protein MAQISEAQVMQALKSVVDPDRGGDIVSLGMLSGLVVRDGHVAFSIEVDPKRGAQAEPLRHAAEKAVDALPGVLSVTAVLTAHRAAPQAAPQQGHSHGGHSHGHSHGAAPQGDPQKPLVPGVKAIVAVASGKGGVGKSTTSANLALALAANGLKVGLLDADIYGPSMPRMMGIAGRPNSPDGKRLEPMENYGVKVMSMGFLVAEDTPMIWRGPMVMSALQQMLRDVNWGTLDILVVDMPPGTGDAQLTMAQQVPLAGAVIVSTPQDIALLDARKGLNMFRRVDVPVLGIIENMSYFCCPNCGHRTDIFSHGGARKEADDLGMEFLGEIPLHLSIRETSDQGQPIVVSQPESEHAQSYRRIATRLWEKIGGGTGGRAAPRIVVQ; encoded by the coding sequence ATGGCGCAGATCAGCGAAGCTCAAGTCATGCAGGCGCTGAAGTCCGTCGTCGACCCGGACCGGGGCGGCGACATCGTCAGCTTGGGCATGCTGTCGGGCCTCGTGGTGCGTGACGGCCATGTCGCCTTCTCCATCGAAGTCGACCCCAAGCGCGGCGCCCAGGCGGAGCCGCTGCGCCACGCCGCCGAAAAGGCGGTGGACGCCCTGCCCGGCGTGCTGTCGGTCACCGCCGTGCTGACCGCCCACCGCGCAGCGCCCCAGGCCGCACCGCAGCAGGGCCATTCGCACGGCGGGCATTCGCACGGGCATTCCCATGGCGCTGCACCGCAGGGCGACCCGCAGAAGCCGCTGGTTCCCGGCGTGAAGGCCATCGTCGCCGTCGCCTCGGGCAAGGGCGGCGTCGGCAAATCGACCACCTCGGCCAACCTCGCGCTGGCGCTGGCCGCCAACGGGCTGAAGGTCGGGCTGCTCGACGCCGACATCTACGGCCCGTCGATGCCGCGCATGATGGGCATCGCCGGCCGCCCCAACAGCCCCGACGGCAAGCGCCTGGAGCCGATGGAGAATTACGGCGTCAAGGTGATGTCCATGGGCTTCCTGGTGGCCGAGGACACGCCGATGATCTGGCGCGGCCCGATGGTGATGAGCGCGCTGCAGCAGATGCTGCGCGACGTCAATTGGGGCACGCTCGACATCCTGGTGGTGGACATGCCGCCGGGCACCGGCGACGCCCAGCTGACCATGGCCCAGCAGGTGCCGCTGGCCGGCGCGGTGATCGTCTCCACCCCGCAGGACATCGCGTTGCTGGACGCCCGCAAGGGGCTGAACATGTTCCGCCGCGTCGATGTGCCGGTGTTGGGCATCATCGAGAACATGAGCTATTTCTGCTGCCCCAACTGCGGCCACCGCACCGACATCTTCAGCCACGGCGGCGCCCGCAAGGAAGCCGACGATCTGGGCATGGAATTCCTGGGCGAGATCCCGCTGCACCTGTCGATCCGCGAGACCTCCGACCAGGGCCAGCCGATCGTGGTGTCGCAGCCGGAGTCCGAGCACGCCCAGTCCTACCGCCGCATCGCCACCCGCCTGTGGGAAAAGATCGGCGGCGGCACCGGCGGGCGCGCCGCGCCGCGCATCGTGGTGCAGTGA